A region of Pseudomonas marginalis DNA encodes the following proteins:
- a CDS encoding TraX family protein, whose amino-acid sequence MHGSETMPVGRVRDGALDLLKWLALLSMVLDHLRYVGLSLDGLYVPGRLAFPWFCLAIAANLHRARNAPVTGQWRYLGWLLLFSVISEVPYRLFIEDADTLNVLPTLALGLLVARGWQQKAFFDRGLALIAVTIAAVFSSHLMFGFFGVLLPLAMLLVFRRPWYFSVLPGWVCVAANQWQILLNSATPVALLGLVACLIAPLAGLVLLRHAKNVSPPPMRRWAYALYPVHFLLLLLVRQIIA is encoded by the coding sequence ATGCACGGTTCTGAAACGATGCCTGTCGGACGCGTCCGTGATGGCGCTTTGGATTTGCTCAAGTGGCTGGCGCTGCTGAGCATGGTGCTGGACCACCTGCGTTATGTCGGTCTGAGCCTCGATGGCCTGTATGTGCCGGGGCGCCTGGCGTTTCCGTGGTTTTGCCTGGCGATTGCGGCGAACCTGCACCGGGCCCGAAATGCGCCGGTGACCGGCCAGTGGCGCTACCTGGGCTGGCTGCTGCTGTTCAGCGTGATCAGCGAAGTGCCGTATCGGCTGTTTATCGAGGACGCCGATACGTTGAACGTGCTGCCCACCTTGGCGTTGGGGCTGCTGGTTGCCCGAGGATGGCAGCAGAAGGCGTTTTTTGATCGAGGATTGGCGTTGATCGCCGTCACGATAGCGGCGGTATTTTCGTCGCACTTAATGTTCGGTTTCTTTGGTGTGTTGCTGCCACTGGCGATGTTGCTGGTGTTTCGTCGGCCTTGGTACTTCAGTGTGTTGCCAGGATGGGTCTGCGTGGCCGCCAACCAATGGCAGATCCTGCTCAATAGCGCCACGCCAGTGGCGCTCCTGGGATTGGTCGCGTGTCTGATCGCGCCGTTGGCGGGCTTGGTCTTATTGCGACATGCCAAAAATGTCTCGCCACCGCCTATGCGCCGCTGGGCGTATGCCTTATATCCAGTGCATTTCCTCCTGCTGCTACTGGTCCGTCAGATCATCGCCTGA
- a CDS encoding threonine aldolase family protein: protein MTDKSQQFASDNYSGICPEAWAAMEQANQGHQRAYGDDEWTHRAADGFRNLFETDCEVFFAFNGTAANSLALSSLCQSYHSVICSETAHVETDECGAPEFFSNGSKLLTARTENGKLTPESIREIALKRQDIHYPKPRVVTLTQATEVGSVYTPEEIRAISATCKELGLNLHMDGARFSNACAFLGCSPADLTWKAGVDVLCFGGTKNGMAVGEAILFFNHKLAEDFDYRCKQAGQLASKMRFLSAPWVGLLENDAWLKHARHANHCAQLLSSLVADIPGVELMFPVQANGVFLQLSEPAIAALTAKGWRFYTFIGKGGARFMCAWDTDEERVRELAADIREVMGA, encoded by the coding sequence ATGACCGACAAGAGCCAACAATTCGCCAGTGACAACTATTCGGGCATTTGCCCCGAAGCCTGGGCCGCCATGGAACAAGCCAACCAGGGTCATCAACGTGCCTACGGTGATGATGAATGGACCCACCGCGCCGCCGACGGTTTCCGCAACCTGTTCGAAACCGACTGCGAAGTGTTCTTCGCCTTCAACGGTACGGCCGCCAACTCCCTGGCGCTGTCCTCCTTGTGCCAGAGCTACCATAGCGTGATTTGCTCGGAAACCGCCCACGTCGAAACCGACGAATGCGGCGCGCCGGAGTTTTTCTCAAACGGCTCCAAGCTGCTCACAGCCCGCACCGAAAACGGCAAGCTGACCCCGGAATCGATCCGCGAGATCGCCCTCAAGCGCCAGGACATCCACTACCCCAAACCCCGCGTAGTGACCCTGACCCAGGCCACCGAAGTCGGCAGCGTCTACACCCCGGAAGAAATCCGCGCCATCAGTGCTACCTGCAAGGAACTGGGGCTGAACCTGCACATGGACGGCGCACGCTTTTCCAACGCCTGTGCTTTCCTCGGCTGCTCACCCGCCGACCTGACCTGGAAAGCCGGAGTGGACGTGTTGTGCTTTGGCGGCACCAAGAACGGCATGGCCGTGGGTGAAGCCATCCTGTTCTTCAACCACAAACTGGCGGAAGACTTCGACTACCGCTGCAAACAGGCCGGCCAGCTGGCCTCGAAAATGCGCTTCCTGTCCGCCCCTTGGGTGGGACTGCTGGAAAACGACGCCTGGCTCAAACATGCGCGCCACGCCAACCACTGCGCGCAATTGCTCAGTAGCCTGGTGGCGGATATTCCCGGTGTGGAGTTGATGTTCCCGGTGCAGGCCAACGGTGTGTTCCTGCAACTGTCGGAACCGGCGATTGCCGCGCTGACGGCCAAGGGCTGGCGCTTCTATACCTTCATCGGCAAAGGCGGTGCGCGGTTCATGTGCGCGTGGGATACCGACGAAGAGCGAGTAAGAGAATTGGCCGCAGACATCCGCGAAGTCATGGGCGCCTGA
- the gbcB gene encoding glycine-betaine demethylase subunit GbcB has product MSNNFLNPVTTQTWANGRHIVRCVKVIQETWDVRTFCFMADQPILFFFKPGQFVTLELEIDGQPIMRSYTISSSPSVPYSFSVTIKRVPGGKVSNWLHDTLHEGQELAVHGPVGLFNAIDFPSPKVLYLSGGVGITPVMSMARWFYDTNANVDMTFIHSARSPKDIIYHRELEHMASRIDNFSLHLICEKHGLGEPWAGYRGYLNHKMLELMVPDFLEREVFCCGPTPYMNAVKRLLEVAGFDMARYHEESFGATPPEARADAVEQAEQAADAPEIDLADLHQVEFIASGKSIRVAPGETVHAAAAKLGLLIPKACGMGICGTCKVMKLGGEVEMDHNGGITEEDEAEGYILSCCSVPKGDVRIEF; this is encoded by the coding sequence ATGTCCAATAATTTCCTGAATCCGGTAACCACCCAGACCTGGGCCAATGGTCGGCACATCGTCCGTTGCGTCAAAGTCATCCAGGAAACCTGGGATGTGCGCACCTTCTGCTTTATGGCCGACCAGCCGATCCTGTTCTTTTTCAAGCCGGGGCAGTTCGTCACCCTGGAGCTGGAAATCGACGGCCAGCCGATCATGCGCTCGTACACCATTTCCAGTTCGCCGTCGGTGCCCTACAGCTTCTCGGTGACCATCAAGCGTGTGCCGGGCGGCAAGGTGTCCAACTGGCTGCACGACACCCTGCATGAAGGCCAGGAATTGGCGGTGCACGGGCCGGTCGGGTTGTTCAATGCCATCGACTTCCCCAGCCCGAAAGTGCTGTACCTCAGTGGCGGCGTGGGGATCACGCCGGTGATGTCCATGGCGCGCTGGTTCTACGACACCAACGCCAACGTCGACATGACGTTTATCCACAGTGCCCGCTCGCCCAAGGACATCATCTACCACCGCGAGCTGGAGCATATGGCGTCGCGGATCGACAACTTCAGCCTGCACCTGATCTGCGAAAAGCATGGCCTGGGCGAGCCCTGGGCCGGTTATCGCGGCTACTTGAATCACAAGATGCTCGAACTGATGGTGCCCGACTTCCTTGAGCGCGAAGTGTTCTGCTGCGGCCCGACGCCCTACATGAATGCGGTGAAACGCCTGTTGGAAGTCGCCGGTTTCGACATGGCGCGCTACCACGAGGAATCCTTCGGCGCTACGCCGCCGGAAGCCCGCGCCGACGCGGTGGAGCAGGCCGAGCAAGCGGCGGATGCCCCGGAAATCGACCTGGCGGATCTGCATCAGGTGGAGTTCATCGCCTCGGGCAAGAGCATTCGCGTCGCCCCTGGCGAGACCGTCCACGCAGCGGCGGCCAAGCTTGGTCTGTTGATTCCAAAGGCCTGCGGCATGGGGATTTGCGGGACGTGCAAGGTGATGAAGCTGGGCGGTGAGGTGGAGATGGACCACAACGGCGGGATTACCGAGGAAGACGAAGCCGAAGGCTACATCCTGTCGTGCTGCAGCGTACCGAAGGGCGATGTGCGCATCGAGTTCTGA
- the gbcA gene encoding glycine-betaine demethylase subunit GbcA, which translates to MDVTATLSLGDPLEPARKATAQMLQERERTFSLPQPFYSDERLFDIDMQEIFQKEWLIAGMTCEIPSKGNYLTLQVGKNPIIVIRGAEGVVHAFHNVCRHRGSRLCTSDKGKVAKLVCHYHQWTYELDGRLLFAGTEMGADFDMKQYGLKPVNVKTAGGYIFISLAENPPAIDDFLSTLNHYMEPYDMENTKVAVQTTLMEKANWKLVLENNRECYHCNASHPELLKTLLEWDDVTDPRADQAFKDHVAASAAAWDAEKIPYAHASFGLRNRIVRMPLLKGTVSMTLDGKQGCAKLMGRIKNPDLGSMRILHLPHSWNHCMGDHIIVFTVWPISAQETMVTTKWLVHKDAVEGVDYDVERMRQVWDATNDQDRRLAEENQRGINSTAYQPGPYSKTYEFGVVNFVDWYSERMLNNLGAAPAPYLKGVAAHE; encoded by the coding sequence ATGGACGTCACCGCAACCTTAAGCTTGGGCGATCCGCTGGAACCCGCACGCAAGGCCACCGCGCAAATGCTGCAAGAGCGCGAGCGCACGTTTTCGCTGCCGCAGCCGTTCTACTCTGATGAGCGGCTGTTTGATATCGACATGCAGGAGATCTTCCAGAAAGAGTGGTTGATCGCCGGCATGACCTGCGAGATCCCCAGCAAGGGCAACTACCTGACCCTGCAAGTGGGCAAGAACCCGATCATCGTGATCCGTGGCGCCGAAGGCGTGGTGCATGCGTTCCACAACGTCTGCCGCCACCGGGGTTCGCGCCTGTGCACCAGCGACAAGGGCAAGGTTGCCAAGCTGGTGTGCCACTACCACCAGTGGACCTACGAGCTGGACGGTCGCCTGCTGTTCGCCGGCACCGAGATGGGCGCCGATTTCGACATGAAGCAATACGGCCTCAAGCCGGTGAACGTGAAGACCGCCGGCGGCTACATCTTCATCAGCCTGGCCGAGAACCCGCCGGCCATCGATGATTTCCTGTCGACGCTGAACCACTACATGGAACCCTACGACATGGAGAACACCAAGGTGGCGGTGCAAACCACCTTGATGGAAAAGGCCAACTGGAAGCTGGTGCTGGAAAACAACCGCGAGTGCTACCACTGCAATGCGTCGCACCCCGAGCTGTTGAAAACCCTGCTGGAATGGGACGACGTCACCGACCCACGCGCCGACCAGGCCTTCAAGGACCATGTCGCCGCTTCGGCCGCTGCCTGGGATGCCGAGAAGATCCCTTACGCCCACGCCAGCTTCGGCCTGCGTAACCGTATCGTGCGCATGCCGCTGCTCAAGGGCACCGTGTCGATGACCCTGGACGGCAAGCAGGGCTGCGCCAAGCTGATGGGCCGCATCAAGAACCCCGACCTCGGCTCGATGCGCATCCTGCACCTGCCGCATTCCTGGAACCACTGCATGGGCGACCACATCATCGTGTTCACGGTGTGGCCGATCAGCGCCCAGGAAACCATGGTGACCACCAAGTGGCTGGTGCACAAGGACGCCGTGGAAGGCGTGGACTACGACGTGGAGCGCATGCGCCAGGTGTGGGACGCCACCAACGACCAGGACCGTCGCCTGGCCGAAGAGAACCAGCGCGGGATCAACTCCACCGCCTACCAGCCTGGCCCGTACTCCAAGACCTATGAGTTCGGCGTGGTGAACTTCGTGGACTGGTACAGCGAGCGCATGTTGAACAACCTCGGCGCAGCCCCGGCGCCTTACCTCAAGGGTGTGGCTGCACACGAATAA
- a CDS encoding type II secretion system protein produces MWQGKPSHHCAKGFTLIELLLTLALLATLATVAYPLTALMGKRDRELDLQRSLREIRRAIDAYKDASDDGRIEKSITDSGYPPSLQVLVEGVTDNTHLQGNKLYFLRRIPRDPFCECPELAADKTWQLRSYKSSADNPQEGEDVFDVSSRSTRESLNGTSYSQW; encoded by the coding sequence ATGTGGCAGGGCAAGCCCAGCCATCACTGCGCCAAAGGTTTTACGCTGATTGAATTACTACTGACGCTGGCCCTGCTGGCCACGCTTGCGACAGTGGCTTATCCGCTGACAGCATTGATGGGTAAACGTGATCGAGAACTGGACCTGCAACGTTCGTTGCGGGAAATCCGGCGTGCGATCGATGCCTACAAAGACGCCAGTGACGATGGCCGCATTGAAAAGAGCATCACCGACAGCGGTTATCCACCTTCCCTGCAGGTATTGGTCGAAGGCGTAACGGACAACACCCATCTGCAAGGCAACAAACTCTATTTCCTGCGACGTATTCCCCGGGACCCATTCTGCGAGTGTCCCGAGCTGGCGGCTGACAAAACCTGGCAATTGCGCAGTTACAAGAGCAGCGCCGACAACCCACAAGAGGGAGAAGATGTATTCGACGTTTCATCCCGAAGCACCCGGGAGAGCTTGAATGGAACGTCATACAGCCAATGGTGA
- a CDS encoding type II secretion system protein — MERHTANGDRGFTLIELLVVMAIIATLMTLVTPQYFRQHTKAQETVLRHNLSSIRQALDQYREDHSANPESLQALVDRRYLREIPMDPLTGRRDTWQLQPSDEQGLGDVRSGATGADTNGSAYADW, encoded by the coding sequence ATGGAACGTCATACAGCCAATGGTGATCGGGGTTTTACCCTGATTGAGTTGCTGGTGGTCATGGCGATCATCGCCACCCTCATGACCCTGGTCACCCCGCAGTACTTCCGCCAGCACACCAAGGCCCAGGAAACCGTGCTGCGCCACAACCTGTCTTCCATTCGCCAGGCCCTGGACCAATACCGCGAGGACCACAGCGCCAATCCCGAGTCCCTGCAAGCCCTGGTGGACCGTCGCTACCTGCGCGAGATCCCCATGGACCCGCTGACCGGCAGGCGTGACACCTGGCAACTGCAACCTTCGGACGAACAAGGCCTGGGCGATGTACGCAGCGGTGCCACAGGTGCCGACACGAACGGGAGCGCCTATGCAGATTGGTAG
- a CDS encoding type II secretion system protein, whose amino-acid sequence MQIGRHNQQGSVFMGMLVTVAVVAVMLMEVGTLWSSVLQRERELELLARGNEIRRAIGLYYAAGNTYPKSLDDLVLDRRQPTTQRYLRRAYTDPLTGSAEWGVVAGPGETFMGVFSTAQGTPFKQGNFSAINQSFTGQGSYQGWVFLFGPGQNNPATRIAPKGDQLSK is encoded by the coding sequence ATGCAGATTGGTAGGCACAACCAGCAGGGCTCGGTGTTCATGGGCATGTTGGTGACAGTGGCCGTGGTGGCCGTGATGCTGATGGAAGTCGGCACCCTGTGGTCCAGCGTGCTGCAGCGCGAACGCGAGCTGGAACTGCTGGCGCGGGGCAATGAAATCCGCCGGGCGATCGGGCTGTACTACGCCGCCGGCAACACCTACCCCAAGTCCCTCGACGACCTGGTGCTCGACCGTCGCCAACCCACCACCCAGCGCTATCTGCGCCGTGCCTACACCGATCCGCTGACTGGCAGCGCCGAATGGGGCGTAGTCGCGGGCCCAGGCGAAACGTTCATGGGCGTGTTCAGCACCGCCCAGGGCACGCCGTTCAAACAAGGCAATTTTTCAGCCATCAATCAGAGTTTTACAGGACAAGGCAGTTATCAAGGGTGGGTGTTTCTGTTTGGTCCTGGGCAGAACAACCCTGCAACCCGCATCGCTCCCAAGGGAGATCAACTGAGCAAATGA
- a CDS encoding lytic polysaccharide monooxygenase, which produces MSNLQRLMKWLLAAVLLAPTLVMAHGAVDTPVARQVYCRALPDFWSGSPSDAGCAALSKVSKQYPGQQWNEVAHLIRQPGYNDPEIVKREVPDGKLCSAADSKKDGLNIVSDQWHRTDVTPTNGMMDVRIIGTAPHVPSFAKVFLTKPGFDPTRSPLTWNDLTLIHTQQFERAQTDWGNNPPIMSGASGYFKFAVPIPSGQTGNATLFVQWQRIDPAGEGFYNCSDINIVGAGIPEQWVDIGQFIDQVMETLKPGDSVHFRILDNTPAAREVVDITLPITASNLDPNIWGQQLANQINPSIAKVGEKKTGNIVFNTSDASANSVYTLAKGYSRAMAIIPGSETPTNPTAPVAKITGPTTMQSGRPFTFSASQSVGHNGPLLYSWTVIGMNRPYNQMTVSGVAVNVPQPTQHEVRLLVRDEQNGKTGLARQTFTVTPSSGGGDYPAYKEGTAYNAGDIVSNNGKNYKCKPHPYTAWCAGAAWAYAPGTGTAWDQAWDEVR; this is translated from the coding sequence ATGAGTAACTTACAGCGCTTAATGAAATGGTTGTTGGCGGCGGTCTTGTTGGCACCGACGCTGGTCATGGCCCACGGTGCGGTGGACACGCCCGTCGCACGACAGGTCTATTGCAGGGCACTCCCGGATTTCTGGTCAGGCAGCCCCAGTGATGCAGGGTGCGCGGCCCTGTCTAAAGTGAGTAAGCAGTATCCAGGCCAGCAATGGAATGAAGTGGCCCATTTGATCAGGCAACCGGGTTACAACGACCCTGAAATCGTCAAACGAGAAGTGCCCGATGGCAAACTTTGTTCGGCGGCTGACAGCAAGAAAGATGGCCTGAACATTGTGTCGGACCAGTGGCATCGCACCGACGTTACGCCCACCAATGGCATGATGGATGTGCGCATCATCGGCACTGCGCCACACGTGCCCAGTTTCGCGAAGGTCTTTCTCACAAAACCGGGCTTTGACCCGACCAGGTCGCCGCTGACCTGGAATGACCTGACGCTCATCCACACCCAGCAGTTCGAGCGCGCGCAAACCGACTGGGGCAATAATCCACCCATCATGTCGGGAGCCTCGGGGTACTTCAAGTTCGCTGTACCTATCCCATCGGGGCAAACGGGCAACGCCACGCTGTTCGTGCAGTGGCAGCGTATCGATCCAGCGGGTGAAGGGTTCTATAACTGCAGTGACATCAACATCGTCGGTGCCGGAATCCCGGAGCAGTGGGTCGATATCGGCCAATTCATCGATCAGGTCATGGAGACCCTCAAACCGGGTGACTCAGTCCACTTCCGCATCCTCGACAACACACCGGCGGCCAGGGAAGTGGTGGACATTACCCTGCCCATTACCGCGAGCAACCTCGACCCGAACATATGGGGCCAGCAATTGGCGAATCAGATCAACCCAAGCATTGCCAAGGTAGGAGAGAAAAAAACCGGCAATATTGTATTCAATACCAGCGATGCCAGCGCCAACTCGGTTTACACATTGGCGAAGGGTTACAGCCGTGCAATGGCGATCATCCCTGGCAGCGAAACCCCGACAAACCCTACGGCGCCTGTCGCGAAAATAACCGGGCCCACCACCATGCAATCCGGCCGGCCGTTTACCTTCAGCGCCAGTCAGTCCGTGGGGCACAACGGTCCATTGCTCTACAGCTGGACTGTTATCGGAATGAACCGGCCCTACAACCAGATGACTGTAAGCGGTGTGGCGGTTAACGTTCCTCAGCCGACGCAGCACGAGGTGCGATTGCTGGTACGGGACGAGCAGAATGGCAAGACCGGCCTGGCGCGGCAGACCTTTACCGTGACCCCTTCCAGTGGCGGCGGGGACTATCCGGCCTACAAAGAAGGCACTGCGTACAACGCCGGCGACATCGTGAGCAATAACGGCAAAAACTATAAGTGCAAACCTCACCCCTACACCGCGTGGTGCGCAGGCGCCGCCTGGGCGTATGCCCCCGGCACGGGCACAGCGTGGGACCAGGCCTGGGACGAAGTTCGATGA
- the gspG gene encoding type II secretion system major pseudopilin GspG encodes MRIHSFIHSPQRAFTLLELLVVLLIIALLAGYVGPKMFDRLELAKVQTAQGQMKALADALNQYRLDNGNYPDETLGLDALTTRPANASHWQGPYVKTLPPDPWGNPYLYKNPGTPPNDAEIICLGRDGKAGGVNTYADIVYGL; translated from the coding sequence ATGCGTATTCACTCATTTATCCACAGCCCCCAGCGTGCCTTCACCTTGCTGGAGCTGCTGGTCGTCCTGCTGATCATCGCCCTGCTCGCCGGCTACGTCGGCCCGAAGATGTTCGACCGCCTGGAACTGGCCAAGGTACAAACCGCCCAGGGCCAGATGAAAGCCCTTGCCGATGCCTTGAACCAGTACCGCCTGGACAACGGCAACTACCCCGACGAAACCCTTGGCCTCGACGCCCTCACCACCCGGCCCGCCAACGCCAGCCATTGGCAGGGCCCCTATGTGAAGACGCTGCCGCCAGACCCTTGGGGTAACCCGTATCTCTACAAGAACCCCGGCACACCACCCAACGATGCGGAGATCATCTGCCTGGGTCGTGACGGCAAGGCCGGCGGGGTGAATACCTACGCCGACATTGTGTACGGCCTGTGA
- a CDS encoding transglycosylase SLT domain-containing protein, translated as MHTLRRVLILLCLTGTAQANCWQLAASRYHVDPLLLYAIAKVESGLNPSARNLNSDGSQDIGLMQINSRHLPALARVGITEQHLITQPCTSVMVGAWILAGFIREQGYGWQAVGAYNAGAKPDREARRSRYALAVWRYYALLLQQRQQRAGQTP; from the coding sequence ATGCACACGCTGCGGCGGGTCCTGATACTGCTGTGCCTCACGGGTACCGCACAGGCCAACTGCTGGCAACTGGCAGCCAGCCGCTACCACGTCGACCCGCTGTTGCTTTATGCGATCGCCAAGGTCGAATCCGGCCTCAACCCCAGCGCACGCAACCTCAACAGCGATGGCAGCCAGGACATCGGCCTGATGCAAATCAACAGCCGCCACTTGCCCGCACTGGCCCGGGTCGGCATCACCGAGCAGCACTTGATCACCCAGCCCTGCACCAGCGTCATGGTGGGCGCGTGGATTCTTGCCGGGTTTATCCGCGAGCAGGGTTATGGCTGGCAGGCCGTGGGCGCCTATAACGCCGGGGCCAAGCCGGACCGGGAAGCACGGCGCTCACGCTACGCCCTGGCGGTGTGGCGTTACTACGCGTTGTTGTTGCAACAGCGCCAACAACGGGCGGGGCAAACGCCATGA
- a CDS encoding type II secretion system F family protein produces the protein MIDFDVRIIRDGHLQTLRLQALDVAQARQQLQADGAQVISLKARRPLKLPSRRSTFALGLFIQELVVLLDAGLVLVEAVETLRDKAPAGINRQVMSDLLASMYEGNSLSKAMLLKPQTFPSLLIATVASSEHSGQLAVALRRYHHFEAHLATVKKRVSGALMYPLVVLSVGALILLFLLFFVIPRFASVFDAVADLPATARFMVWWGALVDARGMELLLGLVLAIAALMLLLRSAGFKRRIAQLFWKIPSLGAQRTLFILARFYRTAGMLLMGGMPVVTAVELSGALLPVERQADLRQAMTDIQAGQPLSTALARHRLTTAVAERLLRVGEQSGELAAMCERIAQFHDEALERAIELFSKVFEPLLMLVVGGLIGLIVFMLYMPIFELAGSIQG, from the coding sequence ATGATCGACTTTGACGTGCGCATCATCCGCGACGGCCATTTGCAGACCCTGCGCCTGCAAGCCCTCGACGTCGCCCAGGCGCGCCAGCAACTGCAGGCCGACGGCGCCCAGGTCATCTCGCTGAAAGCCCGCCGCCCACTCAAACTGCCCAGCCGTCGTAGCACGTTCGCCTTGGGCCTGTTTATCCAGGAGCTGGTGGTACTGCTCGATGCCGGCCTGGTGCTGGTGGAAGCCGTGGAGACCCTGCGCGACAAGGCGCCAGCAGGGATTAACCGGCAAGTCATGAGCGATCTGCTCGCGTCTATGTACGAAGGCAATTCGCTGTCCAAGGCGATGCTGCTCAAGCCGCAGACTTTCCCGTCACTGTTAATTGCCACCGTGGCGTCCTCGGAACACAGCGGCCAATTGGCCGTGGCCCTGCGCCGCTACCATCATTTTGAAGCCCACCTGGCAACCGTGAAGAAGCGCGTCAGCGGCGCCCTGATGTACCCCTTGGTGGTACTCAGCGTCGGCGCGTTGATCCTGCTGTTCCTGCTGTTCTTCGTGATCCCGCGCTTTGCCTCGGTGTTCGACGCCGTGGCCGATCTGCCGGCCACCGCACGCTTTATGGTGTGGTGGGGCGCACTGGTAGACGCGCGTGGCATGGAGTTGCTGCTTGGCCTGGTGCTGGCGATTGCCGCGCTGATGCTGTTGTTGCGCAGCGCCGGGTTCAAGCGCCGCATCGCCCAGCTGTTCTGGAAGATCCCCAGCCTGGGCGCCCAACGCACGCTGTTTATCCTCGCGCGCTTTTATCGCACCGCCGGCATGTTGCTGATGGGCGGCATGCCGGTGGTCACTGCGGTGGAGCTGTCCGGTGCGCTGCTGCCCGTGGAACGCCAGGCGGACCTGCGCCAGGCCATGACCGACATCCAGGCCGGCCAGCCACTGTCCACTGCCCTCGCCCGCCATCGATTGACCACCGCCGTCGCCGAACGCCTGCTACGCGTGGGTGAACAAAGCGGTGAGCTGGCGGCGATGTGCGAGCGCATCGCGCAGTTCCACGATGAAGCGCTGGAGCGTGCCATCGAGCTGTTCAGCAAAGTCTTCGAGCCGTTGTTGATGCTGGTGGTGGGCGGGCTGATCGGCCTGATCGTATTCATGTTGTACATGCCGATTTTCGAACTGGCAGGCTCCATCCAGGGGTAG